A window of Candidatus Cloacimonadota bacterium contains these coding sequences:
- a CDS encoding SUMF1/EgtB/PvdO family nonheme iron enzyme, with translation MDENVVEMIESNGFYISKFEISNEQFFAFINNDGYEIEEYWIIKKGIMKNTTVGWLFQGKYYMNFPRDWDMSLKEPWKNSNSSFIFGQVVKLSWFESAAFCKWMKAELPKKDNIQIYYALETFESDSLYSPVCVDIVNGGRLHFQPLRRFPTSAMVSEFTDKH, from the coding sequence GTGGATGAAAACGTAGTAGAGATGATAGAAAGCAATGGGTTTTATATTTCAAAATTTGAAATTTCTAACGAGCAATTTTTTGCCTTTATAAATAATGACGGTTATGAGATTGAAGAATACTGGATCATTAAAAAGGGAATTATGAAAAACACAACAGTCGGTTGGCTTTTTCAAGGAAAATATTATATGAATTTCCCACGGGATTGGGACATGTCTTTGAAAGAGCCCTGGAAAAATTCTAATTCTTCATTTATTTTTGGACAGGTTGTCAAATTAAGTTGGTTTGAATCTGCAGCTTTTTGCAAATGGATGAAAGCAGAACTGCCCAAAAAAGATAATATTCAAATTTATTACGCATTGGAAACATTTGAAAGTGATAGTCTTTACTCGCCGGTGTGTGTGGATATTGTCAACGGTGGCCGTTTACATTTTCAACCATTGCGGAGGTTTCCAACCTCAGCAATGGTTTCGGAATTTACAGATAAGCACTAA